From one Alicyclobacillus acidocaldarius subsp. acidocaldarius Tc-4-1 genomic stretch:
- a CDS encoding tRNA cytidylyltransferase, with amino-acid sequence MEVLRNAGYAAYLVGGAVRDLLLGRTPSDLDVATSARPEDVRSLFARTLDTGVRHGTVSVWSAGNWIEVTTFRAEGPYGDGRRPDFVRFVDDVEADLARRDFTINAMALDLDGCLVDPFDGQGDLARRLLRAVGDPVARFQEDGLRLVRAVRFAVQLDLTCHPDTEAALKETADAIRPIALERIGRELERLSHAPWHAHLPTLASTPLWRRKGEPLAWLEPGFSWLATQGRFSLAPPAGWPSVALWFVGVDDGPLRARRFAEVLAYGKDAARLIERAVQLVQAWAHGEDAASPQMLYEAGRASAEMAARMIAFLARGDVFEMARWKRAIRAQPLWDRSHLALPAHELIAMGLRGKEIGECQKSLVRKILRGEIQNQPDALRREVMAQRKRGDDHGSG; translated from the coding sequence ATGGAAGTGCTGCGAAACGCAGGATACGCTGCGTATCTGGTCGGCGGCGCAGTGAGAGATCTCCTGCTTGGGCGGACGCCCTCGGACCTGGACGTCGCGACGAGCGCGCGGCCGGAGGACGTGAGGTCGCTCTTTGCTCGAACCCTGGACACAGGCGTTCGCCACGGCACCGTCTCCGTGTGGTCCGCGGGGAACTGGATTGAAGTCACGACGTTTCGAGCCGAGGGACCCTATGGCGACGGACGGCGCCCCGACTTTGTCCGATTCGTGGACGACGTTGAGGCGGATCTCGCCCGGCGCGATTTTACCATCAATGCCATGGCCCTGGATTTGGACGGCTGCCTCGTCGATCCGTTTGACGGCCAGGGCGATCTTGCGCGCCGGCTTCTCCGGGCGGTGGGCGATCCCGTCGCGCGCTTCCAGGAGGATGGACTCCGCCTCGTGCGGGCGGTGCGGTTCGCCGTGCAACTGGATCTGACGTGCCATCCCGACACCGAGGCGGCGCTCAAGGAAACGGCTGACGCCATTCGCCCGATTGCCCTGGAGCGAATCGGGAGAGAATTGGAGCGTCTGTCGCACGCGCCGTGGCATGCGCACCTCCCAACACTCGCATCGACGCCGCTCTGGCGGCGAAAAGGGGAGCCGCTCGCCTGGCTGGAACCAGGGTTCTCCTGGCTCGCGACCCAAGGTCGCTTCTCACTCGCCCCTCCCGCGGGCTGGCCGAGTGTGGCCCTTTGGTTTGTGGGTGTAGACGACGGTCCGCTTCGCGCGCGCCGGTTCGCCGAGGTGCTCGCATACGGGAAGGACGCCGCCCGGCTCATCGAGCGGGCGGTGCAGTTGGTTCAGGCCTGGGCGCACGGGGAAGACGCCGCGTCTCCCCAGATGCTTTACGAGGCAGGGCGCGCGTCTGCCGAGATGGCGGCCCGGATGATCGCGTTTCTGGCGCGCGGCGACGTGTTTGAGATGGCGCGGTGGAAACGCGCCATCCGCGCCCAGCCGCTTTGGGATCGGTCCCATCTCGCCTTGCCCGCACACGAACTCATCGCCATGGGACTGCGGGGCAAGGAGATTGGAGAATGTCAAAAGAGCCTGGTGCGCAAGATCCTTCGCGGCGAGATCCAGAATCAACCTGACGCGCTGCGCCGCGAGGTGATGGCGCAGCGAAAGAGAGGCGATGACCATGGCTCAGGATGA
- the bshA gene encoding N-acetyl-alpha-D-glucosaminyl L-malate synthase BshA has product MRVGISCYPTVGGSGAVATELGKALARRGHEVHFIVTDVPFRLGAFVEHVYIHQIEPITYPVLKTPPYDFALASLMARVADEYQLDVLHAHYALPFAVCAHLAREMAKHPIRVVTTLHGTDITVLAQDPSLKSIIKLGIERSDAVTAVSQSLVRDTARLFETNKPIRCIYNFVDPDVFRPGCGGELKRHFAPNGERVLLHISNFRPVKRLHDVIAVFERVARRMPAKLLLVGEGPDLGAAKRQVEEACLSHRVHFLGRQDEVAPLFAAADLFLLPSESESFGLVALEAMSCGVPVVGSTAGGIPEVVVHGETGFLAPVGRVDEMADLACKILEDEALYRAFSARARERAMRAFHVDEKVSEYEAVYREVMSAERGEYPHPRPGA; this is encoded by the coding sequence TTGCGCGTGGGTATCAGCTGTTATCCGACGGTCGGCGGATCCGGAGCGGTGGCCACCGAGCTTGGCAAAGCGCTCGCGCGGCGAGGACACGAGGTGCACTTCATCGTGACCGACGTGCCGTTCCGGCTCGGTGCGTTTGTGGAACACGTCTATATTCACCAAATCGAACCCATTACGTACCCGGTCCTCAAGACCCCGCCGTACGACTTTGCGCTCGCCAGTCTCATGGCGCGCGTAGCCGACGAATACCAACTCGACGTGCTGCACGCGCATTATGCACTTCCGTTTGCGGTGTGTGCACACCTGGCGCGCGAAATGGCGAAGCATCCCATCCGGGTGGTCACCACGCTGCATGGCACGGATATCACGGTCTTGGCTCAGGATCCGAGCCTCAAGTCCATCATCAAACTCGGCATTGAGCGGAGCGACGCCGTGACGGCCGTCAGCCAGAGCCTGGTTCGGGATACCGCCCGACTGTTCGAGACAAATAAGCCCATTCGCTGCATTTATAATTTCGTCGATCCCGACGTGTTCCGACCCGGGTGCGGTGGAGAACTGAAGCGCCACTTCGCGCCAAACGGCGAGCGCGTTCTGCTTCACATCTCCAACTTCCGCCCAGTCAAACGGCTTCACGACGTGATTGCCGTGTTCGAGCGAGTGGCGAGACGCATGCCGGCCAAGCTGCTCCTTGTCGGCGAAGGGCCGGATCTGGGCGCGGCGAAACGCCAGGTCGAGGAGGCGTGCCTTAGCCATCGCGTGCATTTTTTGGGGCGTCAGGACGAGGTGGCGCCGCTTTTTGCGGCCGCCGATCTGTTCCTGCTTCCTTCCGAAAGCGAGAGCTTCGGCCTCGTCGCGCTTGAAGCCATGTCGTGCGGCGTACCTGTCGTTGGATCGACGGCCGGCGGCATTCCGGAGGTGGTGGTGCACGGGGAGACCGGCTTTCTCGCGCCAGTGGGCCGCGTCGATGAGATGGCGGATCTCGCGTGTAAGATTTTGGAGGACGAAGCCTTGTATCGGGCGTTCTCCGCGCGAGCGCGTGAGCGAGCTATGCGAGCGTTTCATGTGGACGAGAAGGTGAGTGAGTACGAGGCTGTGTACCGCGAGGTGATGTCGGCTGAACGCGGCGAGTATCCGCATCCCCGCCCCGGCGCGTGA
- the dapB gene encoding 4-hydroxy-tetrahydrodipicolinate reductase, with translation MDKAAVIRVALAGALGRMGQVALEALRREDDIAICGLLVRRADEEAERKLSAYGAVYDDPERLMDTEEPDVWVDLTGPEAVVRHVDLALSRGVRPVVGATGYTDEDVTRWDEMARQRQVGAAVCPNFAIGALLMMRFAREAARFLPRAEIIELHHDGKRDKPSGTSLRTKAMMEVEYDVPIHSVRLPGLVAHQEVIFGGAGEVLTIRHDSLSRESFMPGLILAVRRVMTLHALVYGLDKLLW, from the coding sequence ATGGATAAAGCGGCTGTCATTCGGGTGGCGCTAGCTGGGGCGCTCGGCCGCATGGGGCAGGTGGCGCTCGAGGCGCTGCGGCGCGAGGACGACATCGCCATCTGCGGGCTTTTGGTGCGTCGCGCCGACGAAGAGGCCGAGCGAAAGCTCTCCGCCTATGGCGCAGTGTACGATGACCCGGAGCGATTGATGGACACGGAGGAGCCCGACGTGTGGGTGGACCTGACCGGCCCAGAGGCGGTGGTTCGCCATGTCGATCTGGCCCTTTCTCGCGGCGTTCGACCGGTCGTAGGGGCAACCGGCTACACGGACGAGGACGTGACGAGGTGGGACGAAATGGCGCGCCAAAGGCAGGTCGGCGCCGCCGTCTGTCCGAATTTCGCGATAGGGGCGCTACTCATGATGCGTTTCGCGCGGGAGGCGGCGCGTTTCCTGCCGCGCGCGGAAATCATCGAGCTTCATCATGACGGGAAGCGGGACAAGCCGTCCGGCACGTCGCTGAGGACGAAGGCCATGATGGAGGTCGAGTACGACGTGCCGATTCACAGCGTGCGCCTACCCGGGCTGGTGGCACACCAGGAAGTGATTTTCGGCGGCGCCGGCGAGGTGCTGACCATCCGTCACGATTCCCTCAGCCGCGAGAGCTTTATGCCTGGCCTCATCCTGGCCGTTCGGCGTGTGATGACGCTGCACGCGCTGGTGTACGGGCTGGACAAGCTCCTTTGGTGA
- a CDS encoding nucleotide pyrophosphohydrolase produces MQLSEVQQEVHRYISQFEEGYFHPMTLVVRLAEELGELAREINHHYGEKPKKPDEPEGDLALEMGDILFVLACLANRLEIDLGEAFSATMHKFRTRDRDRWTRRDRKEEDSQGGRANG; encoded by the coding sequence GTGCAACTGTCGGAAGTTCAGCAGGAAGTCCATCGGTACATATCCCAATTTGAAGAGGGCTATTTCCATCCCATGACGCTCGTCGTTCGGCTCGCCGAAGAGCTTGGGGAGTTGGCGCGGGAGATCAACCATCATTACGGGGAAAAGCCAAAGAAGCCGGACGAGCCGGAAGGAGATCTCGCGCTTGAAATGGGCGACATCCTGTTTGTGCTCGCCTGCCTGGCGAATCGGCTCGAGATCGATCTCGGCGAGGCATTTTCGGCGACCATGCACAAGTTTCGCACGCGGGATCGCGACCGCTGGACGCGCAGGGATCGAAAGGAAGAGGATAGTCAAGGGGGGCGAGCGAATGGATAA
- a CDS encoding sporulation integral membrane protein YlbJ: MVRGFGVLVEPLMQPLFSVPGVGAFALSMGLAAGYPMDAVITARFRQTNQCTRIEGERLLAFTNTADPLFMFGAVAVGMFKSPALGGLFALAHYISSFLVGVAFKFWGRRDPDHLREVKEREEVRPKGNLFARAYREMLTAREEDGRPFGKLLGNAVSESVQTILMISGFIVFFAVVIEILEVSGIMAFLGWPLMEIYRLLGIHTGLVQPTLAGVLELDIGSAQTAAVPAPLIQKLALVSGIIAWSGLSVHAQVASVLTHTDIRMRPYFLARFLHASLAALLTVVLYGMGVGRTAQGALASVTRHLPMMSSVSEQEGFWTTFTHAMSNSFELWLGICAALTVLSAGVLLLRRIRIVAFFVRSQG, from the coding sequence GTGGTTCGCGGTTTCGGGGTCCTCGTCGAACCGCTGATGCAGCCGCTCTTCAGCGTGCCGGGTGTCGGGGCTTTCGCCCTGTCCATGGGGCTCGCCGCCGGCTATCCCATGGACGCCGTGATCACGGCGCGATTTCGCCAGACGAACCAGTGCACCCGAATCGAAGGGGAACGACTGTTGGCCTTCACCAACACGGCGGATCCGCTGTTCATGTTCGGGGCGGTGGCGGTCGGCATGTTCAAATCGCCAGCCCTCGGCGGTCTGTTCGCCCTCGCCCACTACATTTCCTCGTTCCTCGTCGGCGTAGCGTTCAAGTTCTGGGGACGGCGAGATCCCGACCATCTGAGAGAAGTGAAGGAGCGCGAAGAGGTGAGGCCGAAGGGCAACCTGTTCGCCCGCGCATACCGGGAGATGCTCACGGCACGCGAGGAAGACGGTCGCCCCTTCGGGAAATTGCTCGGCAATGCGGTGAGTGAATCGGTCCAGACCATCCTCATGATCTCCGGGTTCATCGTGTTCTTTGCCGTCGTGATCGAAATCCTCGAAGTGAGCGGCATCATGGCGTTCCTGGGATGGCCCCTGATGGAAATCTACCGGCTACTCGGCATTCACACGGGGCTGGTTCAGCCGACGCTTGCAGGCGTACTCGAGCTGGACATTGGCAGCGCTCAGACGGCGGCGGTACCCGCGCCGCTCATTCAGAAGCTCGCGCTCGTAAGCGGCATTATCGCTTGGAGTGGCCTCAGCGTCCACGCGCAGGTCGCAAGTGTGCTGACGCATACCGACATCCGCATGCGCCCATACTTTCTGGCGCGCTTTCTGCACGCTTCCTTGGCGGCGCTCTTGACCGTCGTCCTGTACGGGATGGGTGTGGGAAGAACCGCCCAAGGCGCGCTGGCAAGCGTGACACGTCACCTTCCCATGATGTCCTCCGTAAGCGAACAGGAGGGTTTTTGGACGACCTTCACTCACGCGATGTCGAACAGTTTCGAGTTGTGGCTCGGCATCTGCGCGGCCCTCACCGTTTTGTCTGCCGGCGTGCTGCTGCTCCGGAGGATTCGAATCGTCGCGTTCTTCGTTCGCTCGCAAGGATGA
- a CDS encoding undecaprenyl-diphosphate phosphatase, which yields MTYGDAVLFGAVQGLTEFLPISSSGHIVLLEKLLHVDVDHNTAFVLMLHVGTLMAVLYAMRKEVRWLIQHPKARETWMLVLALLPTAVIGGLFEEWFDDLFASGATIGLEFLLTGIILWWMDAVDAGPKNETTMTAADSLWIGALQGAAILPALSRSGLTIAGGLWRGLNREAATRFSFLLSIPAILGGVLVKLDDLVEAHGSAALSSGPMLAGMLAALATGYLSVRWTKALVARARMRWFAVYAFALSAWILFDQLIQHRFFPPLA from the coding sequence ATGACATACGGAGATGCGGTGCTCTTTGGAGCCGTGCAAGGGCTGACCGAATTTTTGCCCATCTCGAGCTCAGGCCACATCGTTCTCTTGGAGAAGTTGCTTCACGTCGACGTCGATCACAACACAGCGTTTGTCCTCATGCTTCACGTGGGGACGTTGATGGCGGTCCTGTACGCCATGCGCAAGGAGGTCCGCTGGCTCATTCAACATCCGAAGGCCCGAGAGACGTGGATGCTCGTACTGGCGCTCTTGCCGACAGCCGTGATTGGCGGACTGTTCGAGGAGTGGTTCGATGATCTCTTTGCATCGGGCGCGACCATCGGCCTCGAATTCTTGCTGACAGGCATCATTCTGTGGTGGATGGACGCCGTCGACGCGGGCCCCAAGAACGAGACCACGATGACGGCCGCAGACAGCCTTTGGATTGGGGCGCTTCAGGGCGCTGCCATTCTGCCGGCGCTGTCGCGCTCCGGTCTGACCATCGCCGGGGGGCTTTGGCGAGGGCTGAACCGGGAGGCAGCGACGCGGTTTTCGTTCCTCTTGTCCATCCCGGCGATTTTGGGCGGCGTTCTTGTCAAGCTCGACGACCTCGTCGAGGCCCACGGGTCGGCGGCTCTGTCGTCCGGGCCGATGCTTGCTGGCATGTTGGCGGCGCTCGCCACGGGGTACCTGTCAGTGCGGTGGACGAAGGCGTTGGTCGCCCGCGCGAGAATGCGTTGGTTCGCGGTGTACGCGTTCGCGCTTTCGGCATGGATTTTGTTCGATCAGCTGATCCAACATCGTTTCTTTCCCCCTCTCGCATGA
- a CDS encoding YkvI family membrane protein, giving the protein MKAVKLALQIAAVYIGTVVGAGFASGQEVYQFFGRFGGGGFVGIGIATCLFAWWGYRLLMLGAECQAASFQDLTAHALSPWLARGVNALVIAMLFGTTAAMLAGTGALFREQLHLPYALGVLCAMAVAAVTTSFGIRGLFGANTAIVPVLCLFAAGLALVNLGNPAKRWAIFHPLAASGSLGAALLSALVYAAMNVGLSIGVLVPLGGRIRQPDALRNGAILGALGLGALLASVAVTLFAHAPDAYQYAVPMGRIAATYPRAVSVMFIAVLFGEIYSTLVGNLYGLLGERPTTRTKRFAAAGMVLCACAVFTAFGFRAIVQYGYTAFGWIALWLLTVLTIARGPLKTP; this is encoded by the coding sequence GTGAAGGCTGTGAAACTCGCCTTGCAGATTGCCGCGGTTTACATCGGCACGGTGGTGGGAGCAGGATTCGCGTCCGGCCAGGAAGTCTATCAATTCTTTGGCCGATTCGGGGGGGGGGGATTTGTCGGGATTGGCATCGCCACGTGTCTGTTCGCGTGGTGGGGATACCGTTTGCTGATGCTTGGGGCGGAATGTCAAGCCGCGTCGTTCCAAGACCTCACAGCCCATGCGCTGTCGCCGTGGCTCGCGCGCGGGGTCAACGCGCTCGTCATCGCGATGTTGTTTGGCACCACGGCGGCCATGCTGGCCGGCACGGGCGCGCTCTTTCGCGAACAACTCCATCTGCCTTACGCGCTCGGCGTGCTCTGCGCGATGGCCGTGGCCGCCGTCACGACGTCCTTCGGTATCCGCGGCTTGTTTGGCGCCAACACGGCGATTGTTCCGGTGCTCTGTCTCTTCGCCGCCGGATTGGCGCTGGTCAACCTGGGCAATCCGGCGAAGCGCTGGGCCATTTTTCACCCGCTCGCTGCGTCTGGCTCCCTCGGAGCGGCCCTGCTCTCTGCGCTGGTCTACGCCGCGATGAACGTCGGCCTGTCGATTGGGGTGCTCGTGCCGCTCGGTGGACGAATCCGGCAACCTGACGCGCTCCGGAATGGCGCCATCCTCGGTGCGCTAGGACTTGGCGCCTTGCTCGCTTCCGTGGCCGTGACCCTATTTGCGCATGCTCCGGACGCCTATCAATACGCCGTGCCCATGGGCCGCATCGCCGCCACCTATCCGCGCGCCGTATCCGTGATGTTTATCGCGGTCCTCTTTGGGGAAATCTATTCCACACTTGTCGGCAATCTGTACGGCCTGCTCGGCGAACGGCCCACGACGCGGACGAAACGATTCGCCGCAGCGGGCATGGTGCTGTGTGCCTGCGCCGTTTTCACGGCGTTTGGTTTTCGAGCGATTGTTCAGTATGGGTACACGGCGTTCGGCTGGATCGCATTGTGGCTTCTCACGGTTTTGACGATAGCGCGCGGCCCGTTGAAGACCCCGTGA
- a CDS encoding YitT family protein, giving the protein MKTFERGIQWGAIAVGALIYALGLNGFLVANHLAEGGFVGISLLLLYKLHVPIGVSFFILNIPLLVVAWRQFGHEFVLKTAAGVAGVSAFSEITQPVRIPLHDPLLAALYAGVITGIGLGLIFRAGGTTGGSDIIARLLRHHRGIGMGQTLFAIDFVVILSVMMLIGKEVAMYSLVALFVASRVIDFVIEGASSGRAMMIVSDHHHDIIEAIHRELDRGTTLLQARGGYTGTSREVIYCVVSRDEVSRVQRIIESIDPHAFVTVNPVHEVLGEGFTFDGEASSSGRRRKKWL; this is encoded by the coding sequence ATGAAAACATTCGAACGCGGAATCCAGTGGGGCGCCATCGCAGTGGGCGCCCTCATCTACGCCCTCGGACTGAACGGATTTCTGGTCGCCAATCACTTGGCCGAAGGCGGTTTTGTGGGCATCTCGCTGCTCTTGTTGTACAAGCTGCACGTGCCCATCGGCGTCTCCTTTTTCATTCTGAACATCCCGCTTCTCGTCGTGGCGTGGAGGCAATTCGGCCACGAGTTTGTCCTGAAGACGGCGGCGGGGGTCGCAGGCGTGTCTGCCTTCAGCGAAATCACCCAACCTGTTCGGATTCCGCTGCACGATCCCCTGCTGGCCGCACTCTATGCCGGCGTGATCACCGGCATCGGGCTTGGGCTCATCTTCCGGGCGGGCGGCACCACAGGTGGATCCGACATCATCGCGCGCCTGCTTAGGCACCACCGGGGAATTGGCATGGGACAGACGCTCTTCGCCATTGACTTCGTCGTGATCCTCTCGGTGATGATGCTGATTGGCAAGGAGGTGGCCATGTATTCGCTCGTGGCCCTCTTTGTGGCGAGTCGCGTGATTGACTTCGTCATTGAAGGCGCCTCGAGCGGCCGGGCGATGATGATTGTCTCCGACCACCATCACGACATCATCGAGGCTATCCATCGCGAGCTCGATCGCGGCACCACGCTGTTGCAGGCGCGCGGCGGTTACACAGGGACCAGCCGGGAAGTGATTTACTGCGTAGTCTCGAGAGACGAGGTGTCGCGCGTGCAGCGCATCATCGAGAGCATCGACCCGCACGCGTTCGTCACGGTCAACCCGGTCCACGAAGTCCTCGGGGAAGGCTTCACCTTCGATGGCGAGGCGAGCTCGTCGGGCAGGCGGCGCAAAAAATGGCTGTGA
- a CDS encoding YpiB family protein has product MGTTVSVAEKKHFLRWFLANYRLQSREAEMLLRYMMSRENILERVHFVDNFRQFSRVIVVSTTCVHVAPFRYYRRNKPVTTDVEQAFMDLYQHPDEDIYVGLFFKDRSTCPEFASVLEEPARPDLDPAIREMLSVQADLVIEQALRAYRREQLMRAVDAALDAGDKRAFLAASERLIQFDRGEFLEDSPA; this is encoded by the coding sequence ATGGGAACCACCGTGAGCGTCGCTGAGAAGAAGCATTTCCTGCGCTGGTTTCTAGCCAACTACCGATTGCAGAGCCGTGAAGCCGAGATGTTGCTGCGCTACATGATGTCGCGCGAAAACATCCTCGAGCGCGTTCACTTTGTAGACAATTTCCGCCAATTTTCGCGCGTCATCGTGGTGTCGACTACCTGCGTGCACGTCGCGCCGTTTCGGTACTATCGGCGCAACAAGCCGGTGACCACCGATGTCGAGCAGGCGTTTATGGACTTGTATCAGCACCCGGACGAGGACATCTACGTGGGGCTGTTCTTTAAAGACCGAAGCACCTGCCCCGAATTCGCCTCGGTCCTCGAAGAACCTGCGCGGCCGGATTTGGACCCTGCCATCCGGGAGATGCTGTCCGTCCAGGCGGACCTCGTCATCGAGCAGGCGCTGCGGGCGTACCGGCGTGAACAACTCATGCGGGCGGTCGACGCGGCGCTGGACGCGGGAGACAAGCGCGCCTTTCTCGCGGCGAGCGAACGGCTCATCCAGTTCGATCGCGGCGAATTCCTCGAAGACTCTCCCGCCTGA
- a CDS encoding helicase-associated domain-containing protein — translation MSLGMLGENGAEGSRMRLNECLNHASVPTLQRIARSLQVACIPYSKLDLLQSILEAWLDPDIRQTMVHRWCTEWDAAMRRIVLQPRHAFAREEMSSLLAPYGDEATERALGAGWLYVHPDPGTKFPLVVPIDVQEACHAHYVAGWRAQVAKRLDDPTYVRDEEDAILTDLETLVAYVRDHDVRLTTTGAMYKRNVEQLMQLFEVEESLELPRWRFGYGKRTFAYPDRLALIYDFACDEGVIVEQDGQVEVDEVRWMAWKSRLTMVKLRRFLRHYVASYRGPIPRLADVLRLIRRLGGDWLHLASLYELCLPFLNAFYYDSTEDVWRTRIVKMLVHLGVARIGSDGPESPPQWFQTTELGQELLSQGDAESTADLTERRPALVVQPNFELVVVSPDPRLEETIAPFVERIPSDGVRAYRVLAHTIARGLEEGHDFDAWRAFVIRHSLYGIPQNVERMLARWVAAARGETLAESERAKPGESWA, via the coding sequence ATGTCTCTGGGCATGCTAGGCGAAAACGGTGCGGAGGGAAGCCGCATGCGCCTGAACGAATGCCTGAACCACGCGTCCGTCCCCACGCTCCAACGGATTGCAAGATCGCTTCAAGTCGCCTGTATCCCGTACTCGAAGCTCGACCTTCTACAATCGATCCTGGAGGCGTGGTTGGATCCCGACATACGCCAAACCATGGTTCACCGATGGTGTACGGAGTGGGATGCGGCCATGAGGCGGATCGTGCTGCAGCCTCGTCACGCTTTCGCGCGCGAGGAGATGTCGTCTCTCCTCGCTCCTTATGGCGACGAGGCCACCGAACGCGCGCTCGGAGCCGGGTGGTTGTACGTTCATCCGGATCCTGGAACGAAATTTCCGCTGGTTGTGCCTATCGATGTTCAAGAGGCGTGTCATGCCCATTACGTGGCGGGATGGCGCGCGCAGGTCGCGAAGCGCCTGGATGATCCGACTTATGTGCGCGACGAGGAGGACGCCATCCTGACCGATCTCGAGACGCTCGTCGCCTACGTGCGCGATCACGACGTCCGCCTCACCACCACCGGTGCCATGTACAAACGAAACGTCGAGCAACTGATGCAGCTGTTCGAAGTGGAGGAGTCGCTCGAGCTGCCGCGATGGAGGTTCGGATACGGCAAGCGTACGTTCGCATACCCGGACCGTCTCGCGCTGATCTACGACTTCGCCTGTGACGAGGGCGTGATCGTCGAGCAGGATGGCCAGGTGGAAGTTGACGAGGTGCGCTGGATGGCGTGGAAGTCGCGCCTGACGATGGTGAAGTTGCGGCGTTTCCTTCGCCACTACGTCGCGAGCTATCGGGGGCCCATTCCTCGCTTGGCCGACGTATTGCGGCTCATCCGCCGCCTGGGTGGGGACTGGCTCCACCTGGCTTCGCTGTACGAGTTGTGCCTCCCCTTTCTGAACGCGTTTTATTACGATTCGACCGAGGACGTTTGGCGAACGCGGATCGTCAAAATGCTCGTTCACCTGGGTGTCGCCAGAATTGGTTCTGATGGGCCAGAATCTCCTCCGCAGTGGTTTCAAACGACCGAACTCGGTCAAGAATTATTATCACAAGGCGACGCGGAGTCGACCGCCGACCTGACCGAACGCCGGCCGGCGCTCGTCGTGCAGCCCAATTTCGAACTGGTCGTCGTGTCGCCCGATCCGCGCCTGGAGGAAACCATCGCTCCGTTTGTGGAACGGATTCCGTCCGACGGGGTCCGCGCCTACCGAGTCCTGGCGCACACCATCGCGCGTGGTTTAGAGGAAGGTCACGACTTCGACGCGTGGCGCGCCTTCGTAATCCGGCACTCGCTGTACGGCATCCCGCAAAATGTCGAGCGGATGCTCGCTCGTTGGGTCGCTGCCGCGCGCGGAGAGACCCTGGCTGAGTCCGAACGTGCAAAGCCGGGTGAGTCGTGGGCGTAG
- a CDS encoding prephenate dehydrogenase — MALKRVLIVGAGLIGGSMGLALSRRLPHLEIDAMEVNPIYRDQAAGLRAFRHVWHALESAPSDYDLAVLAVPVEAAIHLLPRVRGKASWVMDVCSVKGPMVEAMDRVLAGSRGIPSHPMAGKAQAGPLGADDSLFEGRPWIFLETHRPPGEVEELVGRLGARVVRVPDAEDHDRLMADASHGIHLASQCAVLAAETDPAAIAEIAGPAFWDVTRLASSPSEFWIQTLGANRHHVIAWLQRFEAVARSFRTALERGDPSEVKILLEEAKRRRERADEARNTE, encoded by the coding sequence ATGGCGTTGAAACGCGTGCTCATCGTGGGGGCGGGACTCATCGGCGGGTCGATGGGCCTCGCCCTTTCTCGTCGGTTGCCGCATCTTGAGATCGATGCCATGGAGGTCAACCCCATCTATCGCGATCAGGCCGCAGGACTCCGCGCATTTCGCCACGTGTGGCACGCGCTCGAGAGCGCGCCCTCGGATTACGATCTCGCCGTGCTTGCCGTGCCGGTCGAAGCCGCCATCCATCTGCTTCCGCGCGTGCGCGGCAAAGCCTCGTGGGTGATGGACGTCTGTAGCGTCAAGGGCCCGATGGTGGAGGCGATGGATCGGGTCCTCGCCGGATCGCGTGGCATCCCGTCCCATCCGATGGCGGGCAAGGCGCAGGCGGGACCGCTCGGTGCGGACGACTCCTTGTTCGAAGGAAGGCCCTGGATTTTTCTCGAGACACATCGTCCGCCCGGGGAGGTCGAGGAACTCGTTGGCCGCCTCGGCGCCCGCGTCGTTCGCGTTCCAGATGCCGAAGATCACGACCGGCTGATGGCTGACGCGAGCCACGGCATTCATCTCGCGAGCCAGTGCGCGGTACTTGCCGCGGAGACAGATCCGGCGGCCATCGCCGAAATCGCAGGTCCCGCCTTTTGGGATGTGACGCGATTAGCGTCCTCGCCTTCGGAGTTCTGGATTCAGACGCTAGGCGCCAATCGCCATCACGTCATCGCCTGGCTGCAACGTTTTGAAGCGGTAGCCCGTTCCTTCCGCACAGCGCTCGAGCGAGGGGACCCTTCGGAGGTCAAAATTCTGCTGGAAGAGGCGAAGCGGCGGCGCGAACGAGCGGACGAGGCGAGAAACACGGAGTAA